The nucleotide sequence CCGTAAAAACACACGATAAATTGTTGTTTggtgtttattattttgggtAGATTATGAAAAATGCTGCATAAAACTTGTATGTTTCATCTCTGGCCGTTGACAAATATTCCATCAATCAATGCAAGTGAAAGGCAGCAAAAATGATGTCACACGATGGGGTCAGAACCATTTTAAAGTGGGCTTATAGCCATAGTTATATTCATGGTAACATCTTTACAAAGCCCGTTGGTATCTGCGTCGAAAATGGCTTAACAATTTCCTGTCTTAGAGCCACTTAATCTTTTCAGGACGGCCTTGATatcaaacaaatcatttttattgGCACTGCATCTATGGCTCAAGTGGATTCATTCACTTGACGGTGGCAGGTGAATGTATttccccacacacacacatgagaAACGGAAATGATGTATGACCAAAAGCCGTTAAATTTGCTTATTGTTGCCACTAAGGTCAAGTGAAGATACAAACAATCATGCCAGCAGTCAAACCAATGAATGAAAGAGGGGGCTACCAGGTCGGCTGGCAGATGGGCAAGCAATCTACAAATTGACATGGTGAAGTCAAGTTTTGTCTTATTGAAAACATAATCAGTACGCTTGTATCCAAGCTTGGGCTATCACTTCGATGACTAATCTTTCCCTTGGATAAACTCTGGCAAGATTTTAGCATACTGGAATAGAGCCACTtcaatatgaaaatattattctaataaaaaattatgcaaattacttCAAGCAGGAGACAAAATGAAAGACTTAGGAAACAAACTTTAATTGAGGCACGCGCTGTGAAGAGACAAACGGCGTTAAAATCAGAGTACATACACTGATAAAAATTGAGTAAGGggaattttatttgatttaaatgaaaattttatttcctgtTCTTGAAAATCAAAAGACTTAAGACACGAACATTAGTTAAAGAGTAATTGTGTGAATGAAATCTTTCGAATCCGATTTCCTGTAAATGTCACATTTGCTTAAAGAAATTGTATTCgatattttcaaaacaaaagacttaggcaacgaacaTAGCCAAAAATCACATAGCCCTcttattaacatttatttcGCCACCTTTTGAACAGTGTAGATCTCTAATATTGTGGGCCTTTTTATTTGTGCGTCATGACTCGTGACGACATTTAAGTGATTGTCCAAAGGGTCCCGGCAGCATCTCACAGCCCGTCGGCATCTCCAGCATCCTCTTCTAGTCGCCGATTCTTCtcaattcgattcgtttcatttaatttaaattttgatttgaattgCCTCTGCTGCCGTTGTTGCTTTTGGTGCTGAACGTTGCCGCTTCTGCTGTTaagattttgtttttgccttaTTTATAACGCGGTGTGCGGTTTGTGTCTCAtcgggttttggtttttggcggTCGCCGTCGCTCTGCCCAGACTCTCTTAGACCCACGTAGCGAACTGAACCGAACCGGACGGACTGAACGGGCGATATAGTATAAATTTCATACCCACTGACCAGCTCATCATCATTTGTGCTTTGAACTTCTTAAGTGTAAATTGCTCGTTTGCTTCTGCTCGAGAAAATTTCGTGAAaccccaaaaccaaaacaaacaaaaatggtATGTGATCCTTGCAACAAGGACAACGAATTTTAGTGATATGCTGCTGTTTTAACCAggataaaaacgaaaaacaaaagaccaAGTGAAACGTGATATAGAACTATTCAAATTAGAAACCCAAAAATAACTCTCACCACAAGTGCCAACCAACCCGGACTCAAGTGCTCTAAACGACTTCATCAACGCGCTGTCCCGTTTCTAGTGCTCCTCGGGACTTGATTCACTTCACACCCGTGCCGAAGCCACGCACATGATTATGCTTCAGAATGTTCTTAAAATAACAATCTCACTCACTGGCAGTTTTTGAAATATCTGTTAATTTGTATATAGCAGATTTTGACTTAAACTGAGGTCATCCATATGGGATGATAATATAAAAAGTTGTGTCCCTCAAATTGTTATAAGTCTTAGACTTATTGCAGTTAAGGACATAGTCATTCAAGCAAAGAACTAGGTAGCAGAATTGATGGTAAAtattctccttttttttttgcagaaaTTCTTTTTGCTATTGGCTTTGGCCCTTGTGGGCATTGCTGCTGGAGCTCAGCTTCCTGACTCCGCCACCCAGGGACCCAATCCTCAGGATATTGCCACCCCGGAGCCGGAGTACATTGATATCGACGAACCTGCACCGGTGGCTGCCGCACCTGCTCCTCGTCCTGTGGCCGCTGCTCCCCGTCCCGTCTTCGCCGCCCCTGCTCCCATCGCTCGGCCAGTTGCTCATCCAGTGGCTCGCCCCGTGGTTGTGGCCCAATCCTTCGTCCAGCAGCCCGTCCAGCAGCAGATTGTCCAGAGGGCTCAGTACGTGGCGCCGGTGGCTCAGCAGGTGGTGTtgccgcaacagcagctggtGGGACACACCTACAACAGCAGGGCTGGATACCAGTACCGCCGTCCAGTCTATGTAAGACGTTTCTATCGCCTGCGCCGCTACTAAGAGGACGCAGCTAGATCTTAACTATATTTAATACGTGCTCGACAACCCCAGTAATTCCTCCTATTTTGTCGTTTCTcttccttctcctccactccTCACCTGCCTGAATCAACTCTCTACGCACCAATCTTCAACTCAAAAaccaatcaaaatcaaaacccAAACCGTATCAAGCATTAACAATTATCCAAATCAACACACACATTATCACGCACTGATCCACACTATCAAACTGTCCAACTATCAAAATATCGTATTATAACTATCCTAATCCTAGAACGAAACCATCAAAGAAACGACCAACAAGAAGAAGTCAAGATCAAAAGCATAAAGAGCGAAGTACAAAGAGACAAATGATGTTCTAAAGACAAAGATCGAAAAACGAAGTATTCAGTTATTGTTGAATTGCCCAGTAAAGTACGAATAAATAAACgtaaattatttgtaaaaatgataaacaaatttttggtTCAACTATTTCATTCATCTACCAAGGCCAATCAAACTGGTCGGAAAAAACGGGGGAAGAGTATCaggttttaattatattattcaCAGCTCATCAAAGCACAATAAAGTGTGTCGAAATTGTACAAAGATTCGTTCTCGATTTGATGAGTACCCCCCATCGGCATCATCGTTGCTGGTTCCTCATTAATCATGGATTGCCATGAGGAAAATGTACTTGCCATCTAATATGGACATTTGCATACGGAAGCTGCGTATCTGAGCACTTGGGGTCGACTTATTAACAAGTGGCTGGGAAACAATTTCTGTGTTGCGTGGTGTTGGCACTCATTAAGACTACACTGGGCTTAAGTGGTGCGTCTTATTCGGCTAATTAGGGAGAATTATTTATGCAGCTTCTTGCACGACTCTTGACGGGTCGTAAACCGAAACTAGCCGCAGCttaaacaaatagaaatacaTAAATCTACTAGATTACTTTCAAAATACATTAAGTTTAACCGGTTTAGACATCTTCTGAACCTGCCAAGTTGTCccaaaaatacacacaaacGACCACTGGCCACATAGTCAAATCAGAAGTGTAAACAATCCGATTTAAAAGCCATAGTCTGTccgggtggtcagcttttgaGACAATGTACTATTGATTGATGGATTGATTGTCAATTTGATTGCCTTGCCTCAGCTTCTATTCAGGGGCATTAACAGTCACTTTTGTCAGTGAACTATGACAAACTGGGTCT is from Drosophila melanogaster chromosome 3L and encodes:
- the CG12607 gene encoding uncharacterized protein, isoform D, yielding MKFFLLLALALVGIAAGAQLPDSATQGPNPQDIATPEPEYIDIDEPAPVAAAPAPRPVAAAPRPVFAAPAPIARPVAHPVARPVVVAQSFVQQPVQQQIVQRAQYVAPVAQQVVLPQQQLVGHTYNSRAGYQYRRPVYH
- the CG12607 gene encoding uncharacterized protein, isoform C produces the protein MKFFLLLALALVGIAAGAQLPDSATQGPNPQDIATPEPEYIDIDEPAPVAAAPAPRPVAAAPRPVFAAPAPIARPVAHPVARPVVVAQSFVQQPVQQQIVQRAQYVAPVAQQVVLPQQQLVGHTYNSRAGYQYRRPVYVRRFYRLRRY
- the CG12607 gene encoding uncharacterized protein, isoform B gives rise to the protein MKFFLLLALALVGIAAGAQLPDSATQGPNPQDIATPEPEYIDIDEPAPVAAAPAPRPVAAAPRPVFAAPAPIARPVAHPVARPVVVAQSFVQQPVQQQIVQRAQYVAPVAQQVVLPQQQLVGHTYNSRAGYQYRRPVYNETIKETTNKKKSRSKA